A window of the Alnus glutinosa chromosome 4, dhAlnGlut1.1, whole genome shotgun sequence genome harbors these coding sequences:
- the LOC133866080 gene encoding 16.9 kDa class I heat shock protein 3-like, whose product QTVEHIPATVRELAALASAHVDWRETDTAHEFRVDLPGARKEEVKVVVEDGNILQISGERTEEEEDKNDKWHRIERRRGSFVRRFRLPENFKLDEIKCTLEHGVLTLTVPKKETEQTPNNVKLIHRRGVVYWLKVKACHQKPRLIAVNRVL is encoded by the exons CCCTCGCTAGTGCTCACGTGGATTGGCGTGAAACAGACACAGCACACGAGTTTCGTGTTGACCTTCCTG GGGCGAGGAAAGAGGAGGTGAAGGTGGTCGTGGAAGACGGCAATATTCTGCAGATCAGCGGTGAGCGGACCGAGGAGGAGGAGGACAAAAACGACAAGTGGCACCGCATTGAGAGGCGTCGTGGCAGCTTTGTTAGGCGGTTCCGCCTCCCGGAGAATTTTAAACTGGATGAGATCAAGTGCACGCTTGAACATGGAGTGTTAACATTGACTGTGCCGAAGAAGGAGACCGAGCAGACTCCCAACAATGTTAAATTAATACATCGACGTGGTGTAGTGTACTGGCTCAAGGTTAAGGCATGTCACCAAAAACCACGTTTAATAGCTGTGAATAGAGTGTTGTGA